TATTAATATCTTTTTTTCCCAAATAGCACCGTTTTCCTTTACATTCAAACACAAAATTTTTAGACTCCCCTTGCACATTACAGAAAGAATGCCACACCTGGAATTCTTTTTCTAGAAAGTTTTCTCTCTCCGGAATTCTTTGTCCAGAAAattttggctctctctctctctctctctctctctctctctctctctctctctgttttgcATGCATATTACATTTTAGGAAGATTTTACCACGTAATAGAtgaaaaaattcatttaaaatagTCACATAACTTAATATGCACTAATATTATGCTCCTATGTGATGCATCTTTAAGCATGCGAAGTATTGTGCTATGCACCAATGCATAGTAGGGAGCCAAGAGCTTCTCCCAATACCCAGTGTGTTTGGGAATATAGAACTCAAGGCTTGTATAATTTGAAATATAAGTACAAATTTACACAATTTTAAATCTAATGTTCAATCCTTGTGCTGCCAAGGCCCAATAGCAACATTTTAGGCTGCACACTTGAAAGCTTCTTTCTGTTTTACCTCTTTGTGCTGCCAAGGCCCAATGGCAACATTTTAGGCTGCATGCTTGAAAGCCTCTTTCTTTTTTACCTCTGTTTTtctattccattttcattatttcatGTCCAGCATCTTGACCTCATTTTCGCTGTATGTGCATACTATTGAGGAAAGCCTTAGCCGGTTGAGCAAAAGCAAATGGTTTGCGTCTTCACTTTGGATTCTTGGACTGTATAGGGATCCAGCCAAGCACACAGAACAGAGGAGAAAAGCAGGCCCCCATTGTAGACCAGTCAAAATCTCTGTCATAACCTGTGGTGGGCTAAACACTGCCTTACAATCTCAGAATTTAGGATGCATCCACACTCCCACACCACAGTATGGAGGTCGTTCCAATTCTTCTATCTTTTATTCCAAATAGCACCGTTTTCCTTTACATTCAAACACAAAATATGGTCATTAAATCAAACTAATTCAAGCCTatcctcttcttcctctctctaTTCCTTTATTTAAATCTAAAAGCTTATCATTTCAGTCAAATACTGGACAAAATCGCCAACCCCACTTGGCACAATGCACACAGACATCTCTCCCTCCTCATATATTTATAGGTTTCATCTCTTTCAACATTGTCCATGACACAGAGTAGAAGCAGAGCAATGGCGCCTCCTCCAGTAAACTCCATCATCCTCTCTTTCCTTCTCCTCTTCTTCATCCTCCCTTCTACTACTCTCTCGGAACGCTGCAACCCAAAAGACAAAAAGGTTCTCCTCCAAATCAAGAAAGCCCTAAACAACCCCTACCACCTCGCCTCCTGGAACCCTAAAACCGACTGCTGCGACTGGTACTGCATCGAATGCGACCTAAACACCAGTCGCATCACCGCCCTCAACATTTTTTCAGGCCAAATCTCCGGCCAAATCCCCGCCGAAGTCGGGGACCTGCCCTTCCTCGAAACCCTTATCTTCCGCAAGCTCTCCAATCTCAGCGGCAACATCCCCCCCTCCGTCGCCAAACTCAAACGCCTCAAGACGATCCGCGTAAGCTGGACCAACATCTCCGGCGAAGTCCCCGGCGCCATCCTGAGCCAGCTCAAGAACCTCAACTACCTCGATCTCTCCTTCAACAACCTCTCCGGAAAAATTCCCCCTTCCCTCTCGACCCTCCCCAATCTCGGCGCCCTCCACCTAGACCGGAACCGCCTCACCGGCGAGATCCCCGAGGAGTTCGGAAACTTCTGGCCGAACTTCCCCGACCTTTATCTCTCCCACAACCAGCTGTCCGGACCGATCCCTAAATCGCTGGGGCGATTGAACTTCTCGACAATCGATTTCTCGAGGAACGCCCTGGAAGGAGACGCGTCGATGCTGTTCGGCACGAACAAGTCCGTCCAGATCGTGGATTTGTCGAGGAACAAGCTTCAGTTCGATCTGACGAATGTTGAGTTTCCGCAGAGCTTGACGTCCCTGGACTTGAACCATAACCAGATTTTCGGGAGTTTGCCGGCGACATTGACGGATCTGGAGCTCCAGTATGTGAATGTTAGTTACAATCGGCTGTGCGGGATGATTCCAGTCGGCGGGAAGTTGCAGAGTTTCGATTACTCATCTTATTTCCATAACAAGTGCTTGTGCGGGGCTCCGCTTGCAAGCTGCAAGAAGTGAAGTCCGCGGCCGGAATGATCGGCAGCGGGAGATTGGCC
This Malania oleifera isolate guangnan ecotype guangnan chromosome 11, ASM2987363v1, whole genome shotgun sequence DNA region includes the following protein-coding sequences:
- the LOC131167671 gene encoding polygalacturonase inhibitor-like, which produces MTQSRSRAMAPPPVNSIILSFLLLFFILPSTTLSERCNPKDKKVLLQIKKALNNPYHLASWNPKTDCCDWYCIECDLNTSRITALNIFSGQISGQIPAEVGDLPFLETLIFRKLSNLSGNIPPSVAKLKRLKTIRVSWTNISGEVPGAILSQLKNLNYLDLSFNNLSGKIPPSLSTLPNLGALHLDRNRLTGEIPEEFGNFWPNFPDLYLSHNQLSGPIPKSLGRLNFSTIDFSRNALEGDASMLFGTNKSVQIVDLSRNKLQFDLTNVEFPQSLTSLDLNHNQIFGSLPATLTDLELQYVNVSYNRLCGMIPVGGKLQSFDYSSYFHNKCLCGAPLASCKK